From a single Vibrio toranzoniae genomic region:
- a CDS encoding YnhF family membrane protein: MDHNLKNALQITVLIYTIILSFGFIAIGS; encoded by the coding sequence ATGGACCATAATCTGAAAAACGCCCTACAAATAACAGTGTTAATTTACACAATCATTCTTTCATTCGGCTTTATCGCAATTGGTAGTTAA
- the ptsG gene encoding PTS glucose transporter subunit IIBC, producing MFKNLFANLQKVGKALMLPVSVLPVAGILLGVGAANFSFLPEVLSHLMEQAGGSVFGQMALLFAVGTALGFTNNDGVAGLAAVVGYGIMVATLKVMATVMGVDGIETGVLGGILAGGVAGWAFNKFYRIQLPEYLGFFAGKRAVPIVTGFVSIALGLVLSVIWPPIGGAIATFSDWAANQNPVMAFGIYGVIERSLIPFGLHHIWNVPFFYEAGSCVNNAGEQVNGIMTCFLTADDASRAAGNGFGQLAGGYLFKMFGLPAAAVAIAHAAKPENRAKVMGIMASAALTSFLTGITEPIEFAFLFVAPVLYAIHAVLAGVAYMLTNALGVVHGHTFSNGFIDFVVQSPRAENMLLLVGLGLVYAVVYYIVFRTVIKALDLKTPGREDESEEESVATGSELAGELVAAFGGKANITGLDACITRLRVAVADTAVVDQDKLKKLGAAGVVVVSGGVQAIFGTKSDNLKTDMDEWIRNNG from the coding sequence ATGTTTAAGAACCTTTTTGCCAACTTGCAAAAAGTCGGTAAGGCTCTGATGCTACCAGTATCAGTTCTTCCGGTTGCGGGTATTTTGCTAGGTGTCGGCGCAGCAAACTTTAGTTTTCTTCCAGAAGTGCTTTCTCACTTAATGGAACAAGCGGGTGGTTCAGTCTTTGGTCAAATGGCTCTGCTATTTGCTGTTGGTACTGCACTTGGTTTTACAAACAATGACGGTGTAGCAGGCCTTGCCGCTGTTGTTGGTTACGGCATTATGGTTGCTACATTAAAAGTAATGGCAACGGTAATGGGTGTTGATGGCATTGAGACTGGTGTACTTGGTGGTATCCTTGCTGGTGGTGTTGCAGGTTGGGCTTTCAACAAGTTCTACCGTATTCAACTTCCAGAATACCTAGGCTTCTTCGCTGGTAAGCGTGCAGTGCCAATCGTTACTGGTTTTGTATCTATCGCTCTAGGTTTAGTTCTTTCTGTAATTTGGCCTCCAATCGGTGGCGCAATTGCGACATTCTCTGATTGGGCTGCAAACCAAAACCCAGTAATGGCATTTGGTATCTACGGTGTAATCGAACGTTCTCTTATTCCTTTTGGTCTTCACCATATCTGGAACGTACCATTCTTCTACGAAGCGGGTTCTTGTGTGAACAACGCTGGTGAGCAGGTAAATGGTATCATGACTTGTTTCCTTACTGCTGATGACGCATCTCGCGCTGCTGGTAATGGTTTCGGTCAACTAGCTGGTGGTTACTTATTCAAAATGTTCGGTCTTCCTGCTGCTGCAGTTGCAATTGCACATGCAGCAAAACCTGAAAACCGCGCTAAAGTAATGGGTATCATGGCTTCTGCTGCGTTAACTTCATTCCTTACTGGTATCACAGAACCGATTGAATTTGCATTCCTATTTGTTGCTCCAGTGCTTTATGCTATCCACGCTGTACTTGCTGGTGTTGCATACATGCTAACTAACGCACTAGGTGTTGTTCACGGCCACACATTCTCAAACGGTTTCATTGATTTTGTCGTTCAATCTCCACGCGCTGAGAATATGCTTCTTCTTGTTGGGCTTGGCCTTGTTTATGCGGTTGTTTACTACATTGTATTCCGCACCGTGATTAAAGCTCTAGACCTTAAAACTCCAGGTCGTGAAGACGAGTCTGAAGAAGAGTCAGTTGCGACTGGTTCTGAACTTGCTGGTGAGCTAGTTGCTGCCTTCGGTGGTAAAGCGAACATCACGGGTCTTGACGCTTGTATTACTCGTCTACGTGTTGCAGTTGCTGATACAGCAGTTGTTGACCAAGACAAACTGAAGAAACTAGGCGCTGCAGGTGTTGTTGTAGTTTCTGGTGGCGTTCAAGCTATCTTCGGTACTAAGTCTGACAATCTTAAGACAGACATGGATGAGTGGATCCGTAACAACGGTTAA
- a CDS encoding patatin-like phospholipase family protein has protein sequence MNSGIITNIDTAIDLDYYAKFIAGKTALVAQGGGQRGIFTSGVLDAFLISNFDPFDEFFGTSAGALNLCAYLCRNKGLSRSFVLELTTSPEFFNLFSYIRHRKKLGLEWALEKIMAYPYKLDLDLGRQTLGDRQLFAAVTDSKDLQDYYFPVLSEDWYKVMVATCAIPRLYNDEIRIGNGSYVDGGVSASIPVQEAWRRNARSIVVIRTEPAFELNPVHSKPILPVKNKALLSLEELEWFRGPFNNVHGHWQQKVDQWKTDWTSFFQQQILSSKEQKRDRVHLDLLNGGRWLFGADDIYRLSHLIGDKFDSGLADMLMVHYQTYSLTQNFLNSPPDDTFVVQIAPSQTLKSSSLMSHKDDLLHDYELGLEAGYRFVETYSSTDNARSSHTPHLVTGAAGK, from the coding sequence ATGAATAGTGGTATTATAACCAATATTGATACAGCAATAGATTTGGATTACTACGCTAAGTTTATTGCTGGAAAAACTGCACTGGTTGCTCAAGGGGGCGGGCAGAGAGGCATTTTCACCTCAGGGGTACTGGATGCGTTCCTGATCTCTAACTTTGACCCTTTCGATGAGTTTTTTGGCACTTCTGCTGGCGCTCTCAATTTATGCGCTTACCTATGTCGCAATAAAGGCTTAAGTCGTTCTTTTGTCCTCGAACTCACTACTTCTCCAGAGTTCTTTAACCTATTTTCTTATATACGACATCGAAAAAAGTTGGGGTTAGAGTGGGCCTTAGAGAAAATCATGGCCTATCCATATAAGCTCGACCTTGATTTGGGAAGACAAACGTTGGGTGATCGTCAACTCTTTGCCGCGGTCACCGATTCGAAAGATCTTCAAGATTACTATTTTCCTGTATTAAGTGAAGACTGGTACAAGGTAATGGTTGCCACGTGCGCCATTCCACGCCTATATAACGATGAAATACGTATTGGCAATGGTTCTTATGTGGATGGTGGTGTGTCAGCATCTATTCCTGTACAAGAAGCTTGGCGCCGCAATGCTCGTTCTATCGTCGTAATTAGAACTGAGCCTGCGTTTGAACTAAATCCGGTCCATAGCAAGCCAATTTTACCTGTAAAAAATAAGGCGCTACTATCTTTAGAAGAACTTGAATGGTTTCGCGGTCCGTTTAATAACGTTCACGGTCATTGGCAACAAAAAGTGGACCAATGGAAAACCGATTGGACATCGTTTTTTCAACAACAAATCTTGAGCTCAAAAGAACAAAAGAGAGATAGGGTACATTTAGACCTTCTAAATGGCGGTCGATGGTTATTTGGTGCTGATGATATCTATCGTTTAAGTCATTTGATTGGTGATAAATTTGATTCAGGATTAGCTGATATGTTGATGGTTCATTACCAGACTTACTCGCTGACTCAGAACTTCCTTAACTCACCTCCCGATGATACTTTTGTGGTTCAGATAGCACCTAGTCAAACGCTTAAATCGAGCTCATTAATGAGTCATAAAGATGATTTACTGCATGATTACGAATTGGGGTTAGAAGCTGGATATCGTTTTGTTGAAACTTATTCTTCCACTGACAACGCTCGTAGCTCACATACGCCACATTTGGTAACCGGTGCTGCCGGAAAATAA
- the pyk gene encoding pyruvate kinase — protein MTAALRKTKIVTTLGPSTDKGNVLEAIIKAGANIVRMNFSHGSSDDHIQRAEQVRAIAKRLGTQVAILGDLQGPKIRVSTFKDGKIQLAVGNRFTLDSNLGLGEGNQQAVGLDYKELPNDVSTNDILLLDDGRVQLKVTSVEGCKVHTEVLIGGPLSNNKGINKKGGGLSAEALTEKDKRDIVTAAQIKVDYLAVSFPRNGEDMHYARRLAHEAGLEAHLVAKVERAETVATIENMDDIIMASDVVMVARGDLGVEIGDPELVGVQKQLIRRAGALNRTVITATQMMESMISAPMPTRAEVMDVANAVLDGTDAVMLSGETAAGDYPVETVKSMAEVCIGAEKMAGINNHSNYRLDRTFVTAEETVSMATIYSANHMEGIKGVVTLTESGRTALMMSRLSADMPIYALSRNESTLNRCTLYRGVTPIYFETEAKDSLDIALSTLACLKEKGYLTCGDLVIITQGDIMDVAGSTNCMRILPVT, from the coding sequence ATGACAGCCGCATTAAGAAAAACGAAAATCGTCACCACGCTAGGCCCTTCAACAGATAAAGGTAATGTGCTTGAAGCTATCATCAAAGCCGGTGCCAATATCGTCCGTATGAACTTCTCTCACGGCAGCAGCGACGATCACATCCAACGCGCAGAACAAGTTCGAGCGATCGCTAAACGGCTCGGCACTCAAGTCGCCATTCTAGGAGATTTGCAAGGTCCGAAGATTCGTGTGTCGACATTCAAAGATGGCAAGATCCAATTAGCCGTGGGGAACCGGTTCACTCTAGACAGTAACCTAGGTTTAGGTGAAGGCAACCAACAAGCCGTTGGCCTCGATTACAAAGAGCTGCCAAACGACGTATCAACTAACGACATCTTATTACTCGACGATGGTCGTGTTCAATTAAAAGTGACCAGTGTCGAAGGGTGCAAAGTCCACACTGAAGTGCTCATCGGAGGCCCTCTCTCCAACAACAAGGGTATTAATAAAAAAGGGGGGGGCTTATCCGCAGAAGCGCTGACAGAAAAAGACAAGCGCGATATCGTAACAGCAGCACAAATCAAAGTAGATTACCTAGCGGTGTCTTTCCCTCGCAATGGCGAAGATATGCATTACGCGCGTCGACTCGCACATGAAGCCGGCTTAGAAGCGCATCTTGTGGCTAAAGTGGAACGAGCAGAGACGGTAGCCACTATTGAGAACATGGATGACATCATAATGGCCTCAGATGTGGTCATGGTGGCCCGTGGTGACCTAGGAGTAGAGATTGGTGACCCAGAGTTGGTTGGAGTACAAAAACAGCTTATACGTCGTGCAGGGGCGCTTAATCGAACAGTGATCACCGCGACTCAGATGATGGAGTCGATGATCTCCGCTCCAATGCCAACTCGGGCAGAAGTCATGGATGTAGCGAATGCCGTACTTGATGGGACGGATGCCGTAATGCTTTCCGGTGAAACAGCAGCAGGCGATTACCCAGTCGAAACGGTGAAATCAATGGCAGAAGTCTGTATTGGCGCTGAAAAGATGGCGGGTATTAACAACCACTCTAATTACCGTCTTGATCGTACCTTTGTAACAGCGGAAGAAACCGTTTCGATGGCGACTATTTATTCTGCGAACCATATGGAAGGAATTAAGGGCGTGGTCACTCTCACTGAGTCCGGACGCACAGCACTGATGATGTCACGCCTCAGCGCCGATATGCCTATCTACGCACTATCTCGTAACGAAAGCACACTTAACCGGTGCACATTGTACAGAGGGGTTACCCCAATCTACTTTGAAACAGAAGCCAAAGACAGCCTTGATATTGCGCTCTCTACGCTCGCCTGCTTGAAAGAAAAAGGATATCTCACATGTGGCGATCTAGTGATCATCACGCAAGGGGACATTATGGATGTCGCCGGATCGACAAACTGTATGAGAATTCTGCCTGTAACCTAA
- the mlc gene encoding sugar metabolism global transcriptional regulator Mlc, with protein MYMAQPGHIDHIKQVNAGRVYKLIDLKGPISRIDLSKQSELAPASITKITRELIEAHLIHETTVQEATTRGRPAVGLQTNNEGWQFLSMRLGRGYLTIALHELGGDVLIDTKIDIHERDQDDVLARLLHEIDEFFQTYAEQLDRVTSIAVTLPGLVNSEQGIVLQMPHYNVENLALGPEIYKETGLPVFIANDTRAWALAEKLFGNSQDNDNSVLISIHHGLGAGIILDGRVLQGRHGNIGELGHIQIDKEGKLCHCGNRGCLETVASSQAIRDQVKARLANGEASTLSVFEDVTIEQICAAAANGDELAVEVIEQLGRYLGAAIAIVINLFNPEKILVGGVINQAKSVLYPEIQKCIEEQSLSVYHQDLELVESRFYKQATMPGAALIKQALYDGQLLMKVIEG; from the coding sequence ATGTACATGGCTCAACCGGGCCATATTGATCATATCAAACAGGTCAATGCTGGTCGTGTATATAAACTAATTGACCTTAAAGGTCCTATTTCTCGTATCGATTTGTCCAAGCAAAGTGAGTTGGCTCCGGCGAGTATTACTAAAATTACCCGTGAACTCATTGAAGCTCACCTTATTCATGAAACGACGGTTCAAGAAGCCACCACTCGTGGGCGTCCGGCTGTCGGTCTGCAAACCAATAACGAAGGTTGGCAGTTTCTGTCGATGCGTCTTGGTCGTGGATACTTGACAATTGCTCTGCATGAATTGGGTGGTGATGTTCTTATCGATACCAAAATCGATATTCATGAACGTGACCAAGACGATGTGCTTGCTCGCTTATTGCATGAGATTGATGAATTCTTCCAAACCTATGCTGAACAACTCGATAGGGTAACCAGCATTGCGGTTACGCTACCTGGCCTTGTGAATTCTGAGCAAGGTATAGTGTTGCAGATGCCACACTATAATGTTGAAAATTTAGCGTTAGGGCCGGAGATCTATAAAGAAACGGGCTTGCCAGTCTTTATTGCCAATGACACCCGAGCATGGGCATTGGCAGAGAAGCTGTTTGGTAATTCACAAGACAACGACAACTCTGTTCTTATCTCGATTCACCATGGTTTAGGTGCCGGGATTATTCTTGATGGTCGTGTTTTGCAAGGGCGTCATGGCAATATCGGTGAACTGGGGCATATCCAGATCGATAAAGAAGGCAAGCTTTGTCATTGTGGTAACCGAGGCTGTTTAGAAACGGTAGCGAGTTCACAAGCGATACGTGACCAAGTGAAAGCAAGACTCGCAAATGGTGAAGCATCAACCTTGTCTGTGTTTGAAGATGTCACCATTGAGCAAATCTGCGCGGCAGCAGCAAATGGAGATGAGTTAGCCGTCGAAGTGATTGAGCAGTTAGGTCGCTACCTAGGTGCGGCTATTGCGATTGTGATTAACCTATTCAACCCAGAGAAAATATTGGTTGGCGGTGTTATTAACCAAGCAAAAAGTGTCCTATACCCTGAAATTCAAAAGTGTATCGAAGAGCAGAGTTTATCGGTTTACCATCAAGACTTAGAGTTGGTGGAGTCTCGTTTTTATAAGCAGGCGACCATGCCGGGTGCTGCGCTTATCAAGCAGGCTTTGTACGATGGTCAGCTATTGATGAAAGTTATTGAAGGTTAG
- a CDS encoding outer membrane protein produces MNNKANMMALIALFSVSSVYASPEIIITPMVGYTGGGSVEDQDGKTYDMKPSENYTFAIETPLDKGRIGFFYSNQSSELEKLNLSSSIQYLHFQSSIYYPASPVLSGYLGLGIGASYVDVDWAKDKFGFSTSIFGGLEYKFSDRLALNTQVRWLGTVVDNDTSGVCNVPSTGQDCIIRFDTDWMNQFQANVGLSFTF; encoded by the coding sequence ATGAATAACAAAGCAAATATGATGGCGCTTATTGCGCTTTTCTCCGTATCGAGTGTGTATGCTTCGCCGGAGATCATCATTACCCCGATGGTGGGTTATACCGGTGGTGGTAGTGTCGAAGACCAGGATGGTAAAACCTACGACATGAAACCGTCTGAAAACTACACCTTTGCGATTGAAACGCCACTTGATAAAGGTCGCATCGGCTTTTTCTATTCTAACCAGAGCTCAGAGCTAGAAAAACTCAACCTAAGCTCCTCAATTCAATACCTACACTTTCAAAGCAGTATTTACTACCCTGCTTCTCCGGTGTTGTCTGGGTACCTAGGTTTGGGGATTGGTGCATCTTACGTGGATGTAGACTGGGCGAAAGATAAATTTGGATTCTCAACCTCTATCTTTGGTGGCTTAGAGTACAAATTTAGTGACCGCTTAGCACTTAACACTCAAGTGCGTTGGCTAGGTACTGTGGTCGACAACGACACGTCTGGAGTTTGTAACGTACCCAGCACGGGGCAAGACTGTATTATCCGATTTGATACCGATTGGATGAACCAATTCCAAGCCAATGTCGGACTGAGCTTTACTTTCTAA